In a single window of the Candidatus Aegiribacteria sp. genome:
- a CDS encoding winged helix-turn-helix domain-containing protein, with translation MSTKSIDESLFGRIRRELLQLFFLNPGRSFFLLELVDILRTGRGGVQRELSNLVESGIITREKSGMKVLFSLSESCPITDEMQKLLVKLVDYEDMLSLAVSDHATFIKTAAMYSPQEGEYSPSLKLLVSCDDSCEEFLKEIKRIELLIGRKIELMIVRTYELKEYIRSRTEAQWILNGTWTLLAGTEKDLEPEQIRKESVISEPDLFSGTDFSW, from the coding sequence ATGAGTACAAAATCTATTGACGAATCGTTGTTCGGCAGGATACGACGTGAACTTCTCCAACTCTTCTTTCTGAATCCGGGGAGATCGTTTTTTCTGCTTGAACTTGTGGATATTCTCCGAACGGGAAGGGGAGGGGTTCAGCGGGAGCTTTCCAACCTTGTTGAATCCGGGATTATTACAAGAGAAAAATCAGGCATGAAGGTTCTTTTCAGCCTTTCGGAAAGCTGTCCCATTACCGATGAGATGCAGAAACTCCTTGTTAAACTTGTGGATTATGAGGATATGCTATCTCTTGCGGTCAGTGATCATGCGACGTTTATTAAAACCGCTGCTATGTACTCACCGCAAGAAGGGGAGTACTCACCTTCACTGAAACTGCTGGTGTCATGCGATGATTCCTGTGAAGAATTCCTCAAGGAAATCAAAAGAATAGAACTGCTTATCGGCAGGAAAATCGAATTGATGATAGTAAGAACTTACGAGCTGAAAGAATACATCAGAAGCAGAACTGAGGCGCAGTGGATATTGAATGGGACATGGACATTGCTTGCGGGAACTGAGAAGGATCTCGAGCCTGAGCAAATTCGGAAGGAAAGCGTCATCAGTGAACCCGATCTGTTCTCGGGAACGGATTTCAGCTGGTAA
- a CDS encoding MFS transporter, whose translation MSFIRDTQFYKFSAYGFLKNLRFFEPFIILYFREIGFSFLDIGILFAIREISTVFLEVPTGFVADIGGRKTSMIFSMAAYIISFLTFFFFRSYTAAASAMVLFACGEAFRTGTHKAMILEYLNLTGQQEWKPDYYGATRAASKIGSAVNALIAATLVLITGSFRYVFLAAAFPCVLNMMNLASYPSVLNGTDVEKGYARPGIKDTMRYFASVFRKSDARLSIINSATFDGFFKVLKEYLQPVLKALAIGLPVFTAMSGNRRTAIVTGLVYFVLFLAASTASRYSGRFSRRLKGVVQSINITWIIGFSMLIIAGIFQELSVYVVTIGAYLVLFVLQNLRRPLCVTYISDKVPHRIMASGLSVESLIKMLVMTVLAPVCGWVADMAGIGIAVAGAGVLMGLLYIPLRLKRPEFVVK comes from the coding sequence TTGAGTTTCATAAGGGACACACAGTTCTACAAATTCTCGGCTTACGGATTTCTGAAGAATCTGCGTTTTTTTGAGCCTTTCATCATACTGTATTTCAGGGAGATAGGGTTTTCATTCCTCGATATTGGCATCCTATTCGCAATAAGAGAGATATCAACAGTATTTCTTGAGGTGCCTACGGGTTTTGTAGCGGATATCGGTGGGAGAAAAACCTCCATGATATTCTCCATGGCAGCATACATCATCAGTTTTCTCACTTTCTTCTTCTTCCGGTCCTACACCGCGGCGGCGAGTGCCATGGTGCTTTTCGCGTGTGGGGAAGCATTCAGAACGGGTACACACAAAGCCATGATACTTGAATACCTGAACCTTACCGGGCAGCAGGAGTGGAAGCCCGATTACTACGGGGCCACCAGAGCTGCCTCAAAGATTGGCTCAGCGGTCAACGCGCTTATAGCTGCAACTCTTGTATTGATTACGGGAAGCTTCAGGTACGTATTTTTAGCCGCAGCGTTTCCATGTGTCCTGAACATGATGAACCTCGCTTCGTACCCTTCGGTTTTGAATGGAACCGATGTGGAAAAAGGCTACGCCAGGCCCGGCATTAAGGATACAATGCGCTATTTCGCATCGGTATTCAGGAAGAGTGATGCCCGCCTCAGTATCATAAATTCCGCAACTTTTGATGGATTTTTCAAGGTTCTTAAGGAATACCTCCAGCCTGTACTGAAAGCTCTTGCCATCGGATTGCCGGTTTTCACCGCAATGAGTGGCAACAGAAGAACGGCCATAGTTACTGGTCTTGTCTATTTTGTGCTTTTCCTTGCGGCAAGTACGGCATCAAGATACTCCGGGAGATTCAGCAGGAGGTTAAAAGGTGTTGTTCAGTCCATTAATATCACCTGGATAATTGGCTTCAGTATGCTGATAATTGCCGGTATTTTTCAGGAACTGTCAGTATACGTGGTTACCATTGGGGCTTACCTTGTTCTCTTTGTCCTGCAGAACCTCAGGAGGCCGCTCTGCGTTACCTATATCAGTGATAAAGTTCCTCACAGGATAATGGCTTCGGGGCTTTCTGTTGAATCACTTATAAAAATGCTCGTTATGACGGTTCTGGCCCCGGTGTGCGGTTGGGTTGCAGATATGGCCGGGATAGGTATTGCAGTTGCCGGAGCAGGAGTACTGATGGGGCTTCTGTACATTCCTCTGAGACTGAAGAGACCGGAGTTCGTGGTGAAATAA
- a CDS encoding diguanylate cyclase: MKKKDSSKNSIKSSSIITEPDYIKKDLLSAEIPEQLHSIFSKAQIYIDRYFNSRKENAKEGMISISGERYLLLRADTLALDFFDSVHSIYGASNEAHSVINALLFDISYTMGRSDARLFHESMGLTNPLEKLSAGPLHFAHTGWAKVRIEPESNPTPDENYILYFEHSYSFEADSWIRKKRHSRTPVCIMSSGYSSGWCSESFGLPLVTVEYSCRARGDASCSFIMAPANRIKEHVTRLLGKDKLYGLYFPRYFSRRDHEEKLWLMAFFDPLTGLANRVRFREKIVVAFKRADRYHHLTVILFIDLDDFKHINDKYGHGVGDAVLKEIAKRLKHNIRSTDTIARIGGDEFTVLLSQVKEKTNICSIVEKILSEIKQTINHNGNSIYVTASIGISIYPFDGSSPEMLISDADDAMYKAKQKGKDCYSFSDSDTPSS, from the coding sequence ATGAAAAAGAAAGATAGCAGTAAGAACTCTATCAAATCATCCTCTATAATTACTGAACCGGATTATATCAAAAAAGATTTACTTTCTGCAGAAATTCCAGAACAGCTTCACTCGATCTTTTCAAAAGCTCAAATTTACATTGATCGCTATTTCAACAGTCGAAAAGAGAATGCAAAAGAGGGGATGATAAGCATTTCAGGTGAACGGTATCTTCTTCTCAGAGCTGATACTCTGGCTTTGGATTTTTTTGATAGTGTACACAGCATCTATGGTGCAAGTAATGAAGCACACAGTGTTATCAATGCCCTTCTTTTTGACATTTCATATACAATGGGTCGATCAGATGCAAGACTATTTCATGAAAGTATGGGACTAACCAACCCGCTCGAAAAACTTTCAGCCGGTCCACTTCATTTTGCTCACACTGGCTGGGCCAAAGTTCGTATTGAACCTGAATCAAATCCAACTCCCGATGAGAATTACATTCTTTATTTTGAGCATAGTTACTCTTTTGAAGCGGATAGTTGGATAAGGAAAAAACGTCATTCAAGAACACCCGTTTGTATCATGAGTTCAGGATATTCTTCGGGATGGTGTTCAGAAAGTTTTGGTTTACCACTTGTTACCGTTGAATATTCATGTCGTGCTAGAGGTGACGCGTCCTGCAGTTTCATAATGGCTCCGGCAAATCGTATTAAGGAACATGTTACGCGTTTATTAGGGAAAGACAAATTGTATGGTCTTTATTTTCCTCGTTATTTCAGTCGTCGGGATCATGAAGAAAAACTTTGGCTTATGGCATTTTTTGACCCGCTTACGGGATTGGCAAACCGTGTTCGATTCAGGGAGAAAATTGTTGTGGCATTCAAACGTGCTGATCGCTATCATCATTTGACTGTTATACTATTTATTGATCTTGATGACTTTAAACATATCAATGACAAATACGGACATGGAGTTGGTGATGCTGTTCTGAAGGAAATTGCAAAACGATTAAAACATAATATCCGTTCTACTGATACGATTGCCAGAATTGGAGGAGATGAGTTTACTGTTCTGCTTTCACAGGTTAAAGAGAAAACAAATATCTGCTCTATTGTTGAAAAAATACTTTCAGAAATTAAACAAACGATTAATCACAATGGTAATAGTATTTATGTAACCGCGAGCATTGGGATCAGTATTTATCCATTTGATGGGAGTTCACCGGAGATGTTGATCAGTGATGCGGATGATGCGATGTATAAAGCTAAACAAAAGGGGAAGGATTGTTACAGTTTTTCAGATTCAGATACTCCTTCTTCCTGA
- a CDS encoding sulfatase produces the protein MKKLANVLTFVSVISFLILSGCGSEEISLNKYPDIVLVLIDTIRADHLSVNGYYRETTPVLDSLAASGTMWTRVQSQSGWTLPAMTTIMTGLSQRSHGAGHSNGEFYGIDSALPTIPLLLKRGAGYQTAAFFNVIFMNEDFGFHQGFDHFDCQGFTGIASLRNAEETVNDYIDWYDANRDPAKPLFTAIHFFDLHLPYSPPHPWDTLYSNPKADTLFNKFWGTMDDVLDFNQGLVEMDSTQLEIMIGLYDGELAFTDNQIGRMITELETRGTLENTVFVIIGDHGEEFLEHGGMGHGHTLYQELLDIPLIISGRHIPVSVNNEVTAQIDILPTLLVMLGFDIPIWAEGRDILRIDSERTLRYIPSSNLIWATPDLAAVRLEHRVVIGNPQEAEPVLYDLQNDPHELNPITPSRETINQLYYYWSLPQKGFPEIVPFAESMDRTLQDLGYVR, from the coding sequence ATGAAAAAACTGGCAAATGTTCTTACATTCGTTTCGGTTATCTCGTTTCTCATCCTGTCAGGATGCGGAAGTGAAGAAATCTCTTTGAACAAATATCCCGATATAGTTCTTGTTCTTATTGACACAATTAGAGCTGATCACCTGTCAGTGAACGGATACTACAGAGAAACCACTCCTGTGCTGGACAGTCTTGCCGCAAGCGGAACAATGTGGACCCGTGTCCAGAGTCAGAGCGGTTGGACTTTACCCGCAATGACAACCATCATGACAGGTCTTTCACAGCGATCCCATGGAGCTGGCCATTCAAACGGCGAATTCTATGGTATTGATTCTGCACTTCCAACCATTCCGCTGCTGCTTAAACGTGGAGCGGGATACCAGACAGCCGCCTTTTTCAATGTCATCTTCATGAACGAAGACTTCGGCTTCCATCAGGGTTTCGATCATTTTGACTGTCAAGGTTTTACAGGCATAGCAAGCCTACGGAACGCAGAGGAAACGGTGAACGATTACATCGATTGGTACGATGCTAATAGAGATCCGGCAAAACCTCTCTTCACAGCCATTCACTTTTTCGATCTGCATCTTCCCTACTCTCCGCCGCATCCGTGGGATACCCTTTACTCCAACCCGAAAGCTGATACTCTTTTCAATAAATTCTGGGGAACAATGGACGATGTTCTGGACTTCAATCAGGGTCTTGTCGAAATGGATTCAACCCAGCTTGAGATCATGATTGGCCTTTACGATGGCGAGCTGGCCTTCACGGACAACCAGATCGGCCGGATGATAACCGAACTGGAGACCAGGGGCACTCTTGAAAACACCGTCTTCGTTATTATCGGCGATCATGGAGAAGAATTCCTGGAACACGGCGGCATGGGTCACGGACATACACTATACCAGGAGTTACTCGATATACCACTAATAATTTCCGGCAGACACATACCAGTCAGTGTAAACAATGAAGTAACTGCTCAGATAGACATTTTACCCACTTTACTGGTCATGCTGGGATTTGATATTCCAATCTGGGCAGAAGGAAGGGATATCCTCCGTATCGATTCCGAACGAACATTGAGATACATACCTTCGAGCAACCTCATCTGGGCAACTCCGGATCTTGCGGCAGTAAGACTTGAGCACAGAGTGGTAATCGGAAATCCGCAGGAAGCTGAGCCGGTCCTTTACGACCTGCAGAATGATCCCCATGAATTAAACCCCATCACTCCAAGCAGAGAGACAATTAATCAGCTCTACTACTACTGGTCACTCCCGCAAAAGGGATTTCCGGAAATAGTACCCTTTGCCGAGAGCATGGACAGAACTCTGCAGGATCTTGGTTATGTCAGGTAA
- the thiC gene encoding phosphomethylpyrimidine synthase ThiC, producing MTTVIEAAKNGKALEIVGRTADLEGVDTAVLTGGLADGTIVIPANNTHDIRRPIAIGRGMTIKINANIGSSEDLESAKAELEKLQIAVSYGAHTVMDLSTGPQWKSILTRIMEMSPVPIGTVPLYQVFGEAMRAERDVSDVSEDEIFSAVEDHCRMGVDYLTLHCGVTERALSLLKNQGRKLGIVSRGGSLLAEWMEKRGKENPLYDHFDRLIEILHEYDVTFSLGDGLRPGCLADASDQAQIEELISLGELQKLSHNAGVQVMIEGPGHVQLDKIAENIRIQKSLCNNAPFYVLGPIVTDIAPGYDHITSAIGGALAAWYGADFLCYVTPAEHLRLPDADDVRTGVISARIAAHAADIARGIKGAMEPDNLMAEARNNFDWDAQYELAMDPLTARKERDEALPSDNDVCSMCGHLCALKTTKRAFEKNLEKQRK from the coding sequence ATGACTACAGTAATAGAAGCAGCAAAGAACGGGAAAGCCCTTGAAATAGTAGGCAGAACGGCTGATCTTGAAGGAGTTGACACTGCCGTGTTGACAGGCGGCCTTGCAGACGGAACAATTGTAATCCCCGCCAACAATACACATGATATCCGCAGGCCCATCGCGATTGGCAGGGGCATGACCATCAAGATCAATGCGAATATCGGCAGTTCGGAAGATTTAGAGTCAGCAAAAGCTGAACTTGAAAAACTCCAGATCGCAGTTTCATACGGAGCCCACACCGTTATGGATCTTTCAACCGGCCCTCAATGGAAATCAATACTTACCAGGATAATGGAGATGAGCCCGGTGCCCATAGGTACTGTCCCTCTTTATCAGGTATTCGGCGAAGCGATGAGAGCGGAAAGAGATGTAAGTGATGTTTCAGAGGATGAAATATTCTCCGCTGTAGAGGATCACTGCAGAATGGGCGTAGACTACCTGACACTTCACTGTGGCGTAACGGAACGAGCCCTGAGCCTCCTTAAAAACCAGGGAAGGAAGCTCGGAATAGTCTCAAGGGGCGGTTCTCTTCTTGCGGAATGGATGGAAAAGAGAGGGAAGGAAAACCCTCTGTACGATCATTTTGACCGACTGATTGAAATTCTTCATGAGTACGATGTTACTTTCTCACTTGGTGACGGTCTGAGGCCAGGATGCCTTGCGGACGCTTCTGATCAGGCTCAGATTGAGGAACTCATATCACTTGGTGAACTACAGAAACTCTCGCATAATGCTGGAGTTCAGGTGATGATAGAAGGACCGGGTCACGTTCAGCTGGACAAAATTGCCGAGAATATCAGAATACAGAAAAGCCTCTGCAACAATGCGCCTTTCTACGTTCTTGGTCCAATAGTCACGGATATAGCCCCTGGGTATGATCATATAACTTCCGCGATAGGCGGCGCGCTGGCAGCCTGGTACGGCGCTGATTTTCTGTGCTATGTGACCCCTGCGGAGCATCTGAGGCTTCCCGACGCTGACGATGTAAGAACAGGTGTAATCTCAGCAAGAATAGCTGCCCACGCAGCTGATATCGCACGTGGTATCAAAGGAGCAATGGAACCCGATAATCTGATGGCGGAAGCCAGGAACAATTTCGACTGGGATGCGCAATACGAACTTGCAATGGATCCCCTCACGGCAAGGAAAGAGAGGGACGAAGCCCTTCCTTCCGATAATGATGTATGTTCGATGTGTGGTCATCTATGTGCCCTTAAAACAACCAAAAGAGCTTTTGAAAAGAATCTGGAGAAACAGAGAAAATGA
- a CDS encoding DUF2007 domain-containing protein: protein MTEKSDNEGKLVTVLEAKNEIEAITIQAFLESQGIDAAIRSRQIPMYDGIARVWNPVWGYVMVMEYDSERAKRLIVEYLDSCIDDEDSGYYEGVDEGMD, encoded by the coding sequence ATGACTGAGAAGAGCGACAATGAAGGCAAGCTGGTTACGGTTCTTGAAGCCAAGAATGAGATTGAAGCTATTACCATACAGGCATTTCTTGAAAGCCAGGGAATCGACGCAGCTATAAGAAGCAGGCAGATACCTATGTACGATGGAATTGCCAGGGTATGGAATCCTGTCTGGGGTTACGTAATGGTAATGGAGTACGACAGCGAAAGAGCGAAACGGCTGATAGTTGAGTACCTTGATTCATGCATCGACGATGAAGATTCAGGTTATTATGAAGGTGTGGATGAGGGGATGGATTAA
- a CDS encoding peptidylprolyl isomerase, protein MEEAWLLDPYWLVPVSWAWYLVDISDFIHAETVLQDILSHRESYTDPETIDEYAVILRSRLESGEEEESVENFIWTQYEFPYDIEISIHDTVTIRTDAGDLTIVLWDDTAPIACSSFLNLAESGFYDGIRFHRVIPGFVAQAGCPEGVGTEGPGYILPNERSPSHFGRGVLGMADAGLNTAGSQFFIMLDDHGRLDGRYTAFGRVINTEFLDEITVGTTINEVVRSIE, encoded by the coding sequence ATGGAGGAAGCATGGCTTTTAGATCCCTACTGGCTGGTTCCCGTTTCCTGGGCATGGTATCTGGTGGATATTTCTGATTTCATTCACGCTGAAACCGTTCTTCAGGATATCCTGTCCCACCGCGAGAGCTATACCGACCCGGAGACGATCGATGAATATGCGGTCATACTGCGAAGCCGCCTTGAAAGCGGGGAGGAAGAGGAGAGTGTTGAGAATTTCATCTGGACGCAGTATGAATTTCCTTATGATATAGAGATCTCGATACACGATACGGTAACAATCAGAACGGATGCGGGGGATCTGACAATTGTTTTATGGGATGATACAGCCCCGATTGCATGCAGCAGTTTTCTGAACCTTGCAGAGAGTGGATTCTACGATGGAATAAGGTTTCACAGAGTGATTCCGGGGTTTGTGGCTCAGGCGGGATGCCCCGAGGGAGTAGGAACGGAGGGGCCGGGCTATATACTACCTAACGAAAGAAGCCCATCGCATTTTGGCAGAGGAGTACTGGGCATGGCTGACGCGGGGCTCAATACAGCCGGCAGCCAGTTCTTCATTATGCTTGATGATCATGGGAGACTGGATGGAAGGTACACAGCCTTCGGCCGCGTCATAAACACTGAATTCCTTGATGAGATAACAGTTGGCACAACCATTAACGAAGTAGTGCGCAGCATCGAATGA
- a CDS encoding NAD-dependent epimerase/dehydratase family protein has translation MNRVLVTGALGQIGSELTEELRKRYGRDNVVASDIRSDESSPLVTGGPWIELDVTDAETVEKAIIDNRIDSIFHMAAILSATGEHYPQLCWKVNMDGTLNILEAARKNDLTRIIIPSSIAAFGPETPRINTPQETILRPRTIYGVTKVSGELLCDYYVQKFNLDVRGLRYPGIISSETLPGGGTTDYAVDIYYKAIEDGKYTCFVKEDTMLPMMYMPDCIKATLDLAEADPDNLVHHSDFNVGALSVTAGDIAESIRKHITDFKVDYEPDYRQAIADTWPTCVDDSAAREEWGWKADWDLDSMTEDMLEKLRKKLM, from the coding sequence ATGAACAGAGTCCTTGTTACAGGTGCCCTTGGACAGATTGGTTCCGAACTTACCGAAGAACTGCGGAAGCGGTACGGCAGAGACAACGTTGTCGCATCGGATATAAGATCCGATGAAAGCAGTCCATTGGTAACTGGAGGCCCATGGATAGAACTTGATGTTACAGATGCGGAAACTGTTGAAAAAGCAATAATTGACAATAGAATAGACTCTATATTTCACATGGCTGCCATACTTTCGGCCACCGGCGAGCATTATCCCCAGCTTTGCTGGAAAGTTAACATGGATGGCACACTTAATATCCTGGAGGCTGCCAGGAAGAACGATCTGACAAGGATTATCATACCCAGTTCAATAGCCGCCTTTGGTCCCGAGACGCCAAGAATTAACACGCCCCAGGAGACGATACTGCGGCCGAGAACCATATACGGTGTAACCAAGGTTTCAGGGGAGCTGCTTTGCGATTACTACGTTCAGAAATTCAACCTTGATGTCAGAGGATTGCGTTATCCCGGGATAATTTCATCGGAAACCCTTCCAGGAGGGGGAACCACCGATTATGCAGTGGACATCTACTACAAAGCCATAGAAGACGGCAAATACACCTGTTTCGTAAAAGAGGATACCATGCTTCCCATGATGTATATGCCTGACTGCATAAAGGCCACACTTGATCTTGCCGAAGCCGATCCTGATAATCTTGTTCACCACAGCGATTTCAATGTTGGGGCGCTCTCAGTGACCGCGGGGGATATAGCTGAAAGCATAAGGAAGCATATCACTGATTTTAAGGTTGATTACGAACCGGATTACCGCCAGGCGATAGCGGATACATGGCCAACATGTGTAGACGATTCGGCTGCTCGTGAGGAGTGGGGCTGGAAAGCTGACTGGGATCTTGACTCAATGACAGAAGACATGCTGGAGAAGCTCAGAAAAAAACTAATGTAA